The Chitinivibrionia bacterium genome window below encodes:
- a CDS encoding PBECR2 nuclease fold domain-containing protein has product MTKENTNNWRNLGLCDLREERVLIEEQPLILEDHKTLEAAFAVLKKVLLCGSKEKIVFTPIGEVKIQEEYLPHIVEKRLDARERYVNFVFPTLTNPYEIWEIREEFVVKRRYISLFNGKRDFMVIIKYFNDGSVFWNMMHCSRKDMNGHRFGNLIYKKTGDK; this is encoded by the coding sequence ATGACAAAAGAAAACACTAATAATTGGCGAAATCTCGGTCTCTGCGATTTGAGAGAAGAAAGAGTACTTATAGAAGAACAACCCTTAATTCTCGAAGACCATAAAACACTTGAAGCAGCGTTTGCAGTTTTGAAAAAAGTTCTCCTTTGCGGCAGTAAAGAAAAAATCGTTTTTACTCCAATTGGCGAGGTGAAAATACAGGAAGAATATTTGCCGCACATTGTTGAAAAAAGATTAGACGCAAGAGAAAGATATGTCAACTTTGTATTTCCAACATTGACAAACCCTTATGAAATATGGGAAATACGAGAAGAATTTGTCGTAAAAAGAAGATATATTTCATTGTTCAATGGAAAACGAGATTTTATGGTCATTATTAAATACTTTAATGACGGCAGTGTCTTTTGGAATATGATGCATTGTTCGAGAAAAGATATGAACGGTCATAGGTTTGGAAATCTCATCTATAAAAAAACGGGAGATAAGTAA
- a CDS encoding type III pantothenate kinase has product MKIIAIDAGNTHLRIAKIDTDFLQNIEIIHSDYEGIFALIEKLQEGENLPISVASVVPRGRELSDKLNECGKKTIFCVREMAKDLQINYAETLGIDRIVDAVAGLALFPERDLVVIDSGTATTVDCVSADRKFLGGFILPGIKITSEAIHEKTALLPKLSPYELRFNEMPNDTFSAVSAGLIADCAGGIEYAIDFCVEKLNKPLIIACGGGWEIVKSFVRREIKAVPELTLAGTAIFGVSVIENN; this is encoded by the coding sequence ATGAAAATCATAGCCATTGACGCAGGGAATACGCATTTACGCATTGCAAAAATTGACACAGATTTTTTGCAAAACATCGAAATTATTCACTCTGATTACGAGGGAATTTTTGCGCTTATCGAAAAATTGCAAGAAGGCGAAAATTTGCCGATTTCTGTGGCAAGCGTTGTGCCGCGAGGGAGAGAATTAAGCGATAAATTAAACGAATGCGGAAAAAAAACGATTTTTTGTGTTCGTGAAATGGCGAAAGATTTGCAAATAAACTATGCCGAAACGCTCGGTATCGACAGAATTGTCGATGCTGTTGCGGGGCTTGCGCTTTTTCCTGAACGCGACCTTGTTGTTATCGATTCGGGAACGGCGACGACCGTCGATTGCGTTAGTGCCGACAGAAAATTTTTAGGTGGATTTATTTTGCCGGGGATAAAAATAACTTCGGAGGCAATTCACGAAAAAACAGCGCTACTTCCTAAATTAAGTCCGTATGAGCTTCGATTTAATGAAATGCCCAACGATACATTTTCCGCAGTGTCAGCAGGACTTATCGCCGATTGTGCGGGAGGAATAGAGTATGCGATTGATTTTTGCGTCGAAAAACTGAACAAACCGCTCATAATTGCTTGCGGCGGTGGTTGGGAGATAGTTAAAAGCTTTGTCAGAAGAGAAATAAAAGCAGTCCCCGAACTTACGTTGGCAGGGACTGCTATTTTTGGTGTTTCTGTTATCGAAAATAATTAG
- the ilvN gene encoding acetolactate synthase small subunit: MNKQHTILLEVENRSGVLSRVSGLFSARGYNICCLSAVETEDKTVSKMTIFVEGDDKIIEQITKQLNKLVDVIKVMDYNENERIQRELLLLTVNAPAIKRPEITSIIEIFKGAVHAVSVNEMTIELSGSAEKLDKFVELLRPYGIKEIARSVPIVVAKALK; encoded by the coding sequence ATGAATAAACAACATACAATTTTGCTTGAAGTGGAAAACCGAAGCGGCGTTTTATCGCGGGTTTCGGGATTGTTTTCGGCTCGCGGATACAATATTTGCTGTTTATCGGCGGTAGAAACCGAAGACAAAACGGTTTCAAAAATGACAATATTCGTTGAAGGCGACGATAAAATAATTGAGCAAATTACAAAACAACTTAACAAACTCGTCGATGTAATAAAAGTTATGGATTACAACGAAAACGAGCGTATTCAGCGCGAATTGCTTTTACTTACGGTAAATGCTCCCGCAATAAAACGTCCCGAAATTACGAGCATTATAGAGATTTTTAAAGGAGCGGTACACGCGGTTTCCGTAAATGAAATGACTATAGAATTAAGCGGTTCCGCCGAAAAATTAGACAAATTTGTAGAGCTTCTGCGACCCTACGGCATTAAGGAAATAGCGCGAAGCGTGCCGATAGTTGTAGCAAAAGCGTTGAAGTGA
- the ilvB gene encoding biosynthetic-type acetolactate synthase large subunit, translating to MIQAREMKGSEILIEALRKEKVDVIFGYPGGAVIPIFDAFYDCKDIDVVLTRHEQGAAHAADGYARATGKVGVCLATSGPGATNLVTGIATAYLDSIPMVAITGQVAGALLGTDAFQEADMVGITRSITKHNFLVKDVKDIATTIRKAFYIASTGRPGPVLVDITRDATIATMKEDKIDWCENIDLRSYKPRSAVNLRQVKKAAEAINHAQKPIIYAGGGIILANAEAELLEFAEKTEIPVATTLMGLGAFPANHKQYLGMLGMHGSVAANKALHDSDLIIAIGVRFDDRVTGNTKLFTDRGSAKKATVIHIDIDPAEISKIIDASIPIVGDAKIFLSELNKEVEKGDYSEWAKKIGELTQRERFRYTNCTKVIKPQFVLETLYKETNGDALLITDVGQHQMWSAQYYSFNSPRKFLSSGGLGTMGFGLPAAMGAACGTKGVAWAVCGDGGVQMNIQELATIKLNDIAVKTIVLNNEYLGMVRQWQGMFFGKRYSSVNMKVPSSERSEDGSAGKKTLGAYIPDFVKLAESYGIPARRITNPSEVAAAIKWANETEGAVFLEFMTDPEENVLPMIPAGQTISAMIEDN from the coding sequence ATGATACAGGCAAGAGAAATGAAGGGTTCGGAAATTCTTATAGAGGCTTTGCGCAAGGAAAAGGTCGATGTGATCTTCGGTTATCCGGGGGGAGCTGTCATACCAATTTTTGACGCTTTTTACGACTGCAAGGACATAGACGTAGTCCTGACCCGCCACGAACAGGGTGCAGCCCACGCCGCCGACGGATACGCTCGCGCCACGGGAAAAGTAGGCGTTTGTTTGGCGACGTCGGGACCGGGCGCAACCAATTTGGTTACGGGAATTGCAACGGCGTATCTGGACAGTATTCCTATGGTGGCAATCACAGGACAAGTCGCAGGCGCGCTTTTGGGAACGGACGCTTTTCAGGAAGCTGATATGGTCGGAATTACGCGCTCGATAACCAAGCACAATTTTTTGGTAAAAGACGTAAAAGATATTGCGACAACCATACGAAAAGCGTTTTATATTGCAAGTACGGGAAGACCCGGACCTGTTTTAGTCGATATTACAAGAGACGCGACAATTGCGACTATGAAAGAAGATAAAATCGATTGGTGCGAAAACATTGATTTACGTTCATACAAACCAAGGTCTGCCGTAAATTTGCGACAAGTAAAAAAAGCGGCGGAGGCAATTAACCACGCCCAAAAACCTATTATATACGCGGGCGGCGGAATTATTCTTGCAAACGCGGAGGCTGAACTCTTGGAATTTGCCGAGAAAACCGAAATTCCCGTTGCGACAACGCTTATGGGTTTGGGCGCGTTTCCTGCAAATCATAAGCAGTATTTGGGAATGCTCGGAATGCACGGAAGCGTTGCGGCGAACAAAGCGCTTCACGACAGCGACCTGATAATCGCAATCGGCGTTCGTTTCGACGACAGAGTGACAGGCAATACCAAGCTCTTCACCGACCGCGGAAGCGCCAAAAAGGCAACGGTTATTCACATTGATATTGACCCTGCGGAAATCTCGAAAATTATAGACGCGTCAATTCCGATAGTGGGCGACGCCAAAATATTTTTGAGCGAATTAAACAAAGAAGTCGAAAAAGGCGATTATTCCGAGTGGGCAAAGAAAATTGGAGAATTAACTCAAAGAGAGCGTTTCAGATATACAAATTGTACTAAAGTAATTAAACCGCAATTTGTTTTGGAAACGCTTTACAAGGAAACAAACGGCGACGCACTCCTTATAACCGACGTGGGACAGCACCAAATGTGGTCGGCACAGTATTATAGTTTCAATTCTCCGCGCAAGTTTCTTTCTTCGGGCGGACTTGGGACGATGGGCTTCGGGCTTCCCGCGGCAATGGGCGCGGCTTGCGGAACAAAAGGAGTAGCGTGGGCGGTTTGCGGCGACGGCGGCGTTCAGATGAATATTCAGGAATTGGCGACAATAAAACTTAACGATATTGCGGTAAAAACCATTGTTCTGAATAACGAATATTTGGGAATGGTACGTCAATGGCAAGGAATGTTTTTCGGAAAACGCTATTCGTCGGTTAATATGAAAGTGCCGTCGTCAGAGCGTTCCGAAGACGGGAGCGCAGGTAAAAAAACGCTTGGCGCCTATATTCCGGACTTTGTAAAACTCGCCGAAAGTTATGGCATTCCCGCCAGAAGAATAACAAATCCGAGCGAAGTTGCGGCGGCAATAAAATGGGCTAACGAAACCGAAGGCGCGGTGTTTTTGGAATTTATGACCGACCCCGAAGAAAACGTTTTGCCGATGATACCCGCAGGACAAACGATTTCGGCAATGATAGAAGACAACTGA
- the spoVG gene encoding septation regulator SpoVG, translated as MEITEVRITQREGEGRLRGFANITFDDSFVVRGIRIVEGDEGLFVSMPSHRKPDGTYQDIAHPINNETRSIIETRIIGAYNNAVAEGTKAE; from the coding sequence ATGGAAATTACAGAAGTGCGGATAACACAAAGAGAAGGCGAAGGACGTTTACGCGGTTTTGCCAACATCACTTTTGATGACAGTTTTGTGGTTCGTGGTATCAGAATTGTTGAAGGAGACGAGGGGCTGTTTGTATCAATGCCCAGCCATCGTAAACCTGACGGTACATATCAAGATATTGCGCATCCGATTAACAACGAAACAAGAAGTATAATTGAAACACGAATTATCGGTGCATATAACAATGCTGTCGCAGAAGGAACAAAAGCGGAGTAA